AGAGGTAGCCGATGCCACGGATACCTTTTGCATCCATGCTCGTCAGAAGCGATTGACCGGCAGAACCCTGTTGGAAGCGCTCAATAGCCTCGTGATCCGGGAACAGGAACGGCAGGTCGTAGATCTTCAGCTTGTCCGTATAACCCTGAAACTTGGATACCGAAGGAACGGCAAAATGGATCTTACCGCGGGCAACCGCATCAATAGCGTCATCATCGTCCATCATCTCGGCATTCGGCCGAATCACGATCGTGTATTTATCGCCGAGAGTGCGTTCGACCAGGGTTTTGAACATGGTCGCCATCTTGCCCTTGGGCGTGTCGGGGCTAACCACATGGGAAAAGACCAGGGGTTCAGGACTGGCCGAAACAGCCACGGGCAATACACCTACGAAAATGGATAGGAAGATCGTCTTGAACTGCAGTTTCATCCACGTGCTCCTTGAGGCTTGCTGTCACTGGACGGCGGACAGCAAAGGAGCGGGTTTGCAAGACAAAGGCCAACGTTGCCAAGCCGCCTTAAAACCGGGGTACATAAGACTGCGGGAAAAGCCAACTTACCCAAACAATGCGCTAAGTAACAGAAAATACGGAACTTTACAGGCCAAGGGGTAGATTTCCACCCATCCACGCCATTATCAGTATCGACTTTCACCCATCACACACAAAACACGGAGCCCGCGCCTGGCGTGGCGCAACAGCATCCTTTCGGCCAGCGAAGGCCAGCGCCCGGCTTTGGTAGGCGGCAATCCACCCACCACTTGGCCTGTCCTGCCATGGCATGCGCACGGTTCGTCATGCTCAAAATTATCGATGGCTGAGTCATCAGTCTCGCCCTGAGCTTCCGGCATGTTCCGCATCAGGTCATTTCGGAGTAGCCTATAATCAAACGCTGGCGTCCCAGAACCGGTTGTGTGTGGTCGTTTTGCCTGTCAGCAGATCAAGGACGTAAACCACACAACCCGGCCAGAGGGATCCAGCCCCATGACGACCGATCGCTTGTCTCCCGTGTTCGCTTCCAGACCGGTGCTGACCGCTAGAAGCCTTATCCGCACACTCTTGGCCGCTGTAGTCATCACCAGCCTGTCGACAGCTTGCACAACACAGCAACCCGAAGAACCGCCAAAACCCTTGAGGGCGGACGTCTCGGAAGCGGAATCCACCATGGAAGGCGTTCCCGGCGGTGTGGTTATCCGCACCGCCCGTATTGACGCCACAGTCAAGAGCATCGACTACGACACCCGCTCGGTTACGCTCGAAGACGACGAAGGCGGGGAAGTCGCCATCAATGTCGGCCCCGAAGCCATCAACTTCGATGAAATCGACCGTGGGGACCGCGTTACCTTGGTCTACACCGAGGAGACTGTGGTTTATCTTCGCCCGCTCGAAGACCTTCCCGACGACGGGGTCAGCGCGGTTTCGGCACGTGCGATGGAGGGTCAGAAACCCGAGGGCTTTGCCGCCGGAGTCATCGAAATGACTGCGGTGGTGACTGGCGTCGACCTTGAGAGTCACACGGCTATCCTGCTCTTCCCGGACGGCACCAGCCGGGAAGTCCCGGTGCGTGACGATGTCGAATTAAACCAGGACCAGGTCGGTCAGGAGGTGGTCATCCAGAAAACCGCAGCCATCAGCCTGTCCGTGGAAGGCCCCGATGGGCCAGAGTAATGCAAGTGCAGAGGCGCATCTGTTTAAGGGATATTGGCGATTGAACAGGGGGAAAATGAGGTACGAAGGGAAGACTTTTAGCTTTTACAGACTTTAAAGCTGTCAACACCTTGTGAGTGGCCAAGGATTTCGAGCGACCAGGACTTGCCAGCTTTCAGAGAGGCTGCGTCTCTTCGGCTCAAGGACCAGCGATGTCTCTCTATATAAAAAAGATCGAGATATAAGAATAGGATCGAGCGATAACCGCATGATCGACAGGAGGCGTTGTGGAATTCCAGAAGCTCAGGGCATTCGTCCACGAGAGGATGCTTTTCAGGCTTACAAGACTGTTTGTTGTCACGGGACTGCTTTTCCCGTTATCGGTTCTGGCAGATCGAGCCCACTCGTGGGATATGTCGGTCCACCTGCTTGGCAACTTCCATGAATCGAGCAAGGGCAAGAACGGTTCACGACTGAACATCGACTCTTCCATCGGCCTGGGTTTCGACGGTGGCTACAACGTCAACGAACACTTGAAGCTGGGCGCCGAGCTCTCGTTCCTGAGTCCGGACTACACCGCGACTATCGGCGTGGATGGCGGCATGCGGCAGAAGATCGATGCCGAAATGGACGTCTTCAACGGTCAACTCTACGGCGCCTGGAACTTCCTGCAGGGGCCGCTGACACCTTACGTTCGGGCCGGTCTGGGCTGGACCTATATCGACTCGAATATCGTCACCAATGATGTGCCAGCCGGCGTGTGCTGGTGGGATCCGTGGTGGGGCTATGTCTGTTCGGAGTTCTACAACACCTACGATGACACACGATTCTCCTACGGCGGCGGCCTGGGCGTGCGCTACGACCTGGATCGCCAGTACTACATCCAGGGCGGCGTCGATCACTATGAAATGACCGGCAGCGGTCTGGGATCCGACCCGGATTTCGGGATCTGGCGGGTCGAGTTTGGCTGGCGCTTTGGCGGACGTTAGCGAGTACCTACAGCTTCGCACCAACCCATTCCCTTCCCGTCCAGACCTATGAGCGATCCCTCTCCTGGGTCAGCGGCCCCGCGACCATGTAGAAATAGTCGTATGCGATGGTGTAATCGCGGGTGGATAGCAGCGAGCCCTCGCCTTCGAGATGCACGCTGTACCGCGGTGAACTCGTACAGGGACATTCCGCGATAAGCTTGAGTACGCCGTAGTCGAGCAATATTTTCGTCATTCCCTTTCCCATAGCCGTGGTCTTCCTTTCCACATCCCATTTGCTGCAGGCCCCATCCGAATTACTGCAGGCGACATGCGAGTTACCGCAGAAACCTTGATGTTGGAAGAAGCGCGCCAGTAAACCCGAAGACGCGCTTCTCCGCATACAACTGTGTTTAGATGCCGGCCCCAACCGGGTCCGTAATTTCCTCAAGTCGTGCCGGCATGCATATGGTCGCTCTGTGTATGCCTGAAGACGTGAACGCATGCGGACTCACCTGACGGCAATGGTGCGCTCCAATTGGGCCATGTCGTTGACCAGCTTCCAGTGACCACCGCCCTGCTCCACCTGGGCCTTCCAGGTCTCCAGGCGGTCGTAATAGGCCGCGGGGTTATTGTTGTCGCTGAGCTGGCGCTTGACGTTGACGGCTACCACTTCCACATCCTTCAGGTTCATGGCCATATCGCGCTTGAGCTGCGGCGGCAAGTCCTCGTGCAGGTCGGAGAGGATGAACAGCTGCTTGTCCCTGGCGTCGATGCCACGCAGGTAGTCGGTCGCCAACAGCACGCCTCCGGTAATGTCGCTGTGGTAGCTGGGCTGGTGGAACTTCTCGATAAAGGACACCACCTTGGCCTGGAATTCCCGCTTCTGGCGATTCGCCACGCTGGAGCGATAGTCGAAGGTTTCCTGCGCGATCACATTGCGCTCGGTGAAGCTGCTGTTGTCGATAAAGGCGATCGCCAGGGAGTCGCCACTATCCAACTGGGTCAGCAGGTAGTGGCTCAGGCGCTGGGCCTTCTCCAACTCCGGCGCGTAGTCCCGGGAGATATCGATCAGCACGAAGGCGGCCCGGCTGTGGTCGGCGGCCTGCCCGCAACCGACCAGGGAAAGGCTCAACATCAGCACCGACACCAGGCGCATTGCAACGGTACACTTTTTGGCACTCATGGCTCAGGCCTCCCCGGGGTTCAGTGTCAGGTCATCCGCAAACGTATCCTCATCCGCTTTTTTACTGCGGCGGGTCTTGCGCGGCGTTTTTGTGGTTCGGGTTTCAAGCGTCCCATCTCCATAATCCGGACTTTCGGCACTCACCTTTGACTGGGCCTCTGTGGCACGGACGTTTGTGGTGGGGGAGTCCCGGCGAGCCATGACCAAGCGTTCGATACTCAGCGGCACCATGATGAACACGTCGTACAGGTTGACCAGGACCTTGCTCAGGTGATTGGTGACACCGCCGATCATCCGCAGGGCCACGCGCAGCGTACGCAGCACGCCCAGCGCCAGCAGACCGGATACAGTGCGCAGCGAGTGCACGAACGACTCCAGCGGGATGCCGACGAAGGCCAACGCGAACGGCAGGATGAAGCCCAGCAGCATCTGCCCGATGGAAGGCACCCAACGGAATTTCGGCTCACCGGGCTGTGCGCCGGCCAGGGTCTGCTGCAACGCTTCGGCATCCAGAGCCAGCAGGTCGCGCATGTAGGCCAGGGACGACTCGATACCGGCGAAAATCACCAGGATCGTCAGGGCCACGATGGCCATACGCTTGCGTACCCGGTCGTCCAGGCTCGAAATCACCGGGAACAGCCGCGTGATCTGCAGGCATTCCAGCAGGAACAGCCCCATCGCGATTTCCACCAGGATGATCACCAGCGCGGCCACATCCGAGGTGCGCACCGAACCGATGTAGCTGGCACCGCCCACCATCTCCGCCATCGGCATGGAGATCAGGTGGAAGTTGATGATGCCACCGAAAACGGCAATGGCGAGCACCAGGCTGGCGATAAAGAACTGGGTCAGCGATGACGAGGTCAGCGCGTTGACAGCCTTGTCTTCGGCCTTGCGGATGCTCTCGTAGTCGGCCATCTGGTTGTCGATCTTGCGCGCCCGGTCTTCCAGCCCGGTGATCGTCTGGCTGACGCTCTTCATGGTGTTGGTCAGCGTGCGCCAATCCGGCTGCATCCCCTTGAGGATACCGTGGCGTTCGTTGGTGCTCTCCTGGTAGGCCCTGAGGGTCTGCTCGTGGGAATCCTCCACCACTTCGCAGATGTTCTCGAGGATGCTGGCCACCGCAGGATCACCCGAACGCGGCAGGGTGGACAGGGTATCGAGCACGTCCTGCCACGCCGGCGGCATAGGGGCGTTGTCGATAGCGTCGTGGTAGTCCTGCTGGATCTTTTCCAGCGTGTCGGTAAGTCGGCGATGCAGTACCGGGTACTGGCTCAGGTCGCGCTCGACGATGGCGTTGACGCGATTGAACTCGCGCTCGATGGTTTTCTCGGCGGCTTCCCTGCCGGCGGCCAGCAGTACATCGTGGTTACGGGCGATGACCCGCGCTTCCAGCCGATGCAGGCTGACACTGGCCAGCCGCAGGCTGGTGTAGACCGCGCGACCGGTGCTGCGCAGCAGTTGGTGGGCATGGGGACGGCCGGCATAGAGCAGCACGATGGCGATAGCCAGCCAGACCGCCAGCGAAAGGGCCGGCGAATCAGACCAGATGGTGAGCATTTCATTGAACATGGGATACACCTCGTTATGTTCTTCCGTGATTGGACGACCCCATGCTCGGAAAGCCCGGTGAAAAATCTGTGAGTAGAAATGGCCGGTTCCAGGATTTTTGTAGCTTTATGTAGCTCTGCGAAGAGCTGCCGCGTCCGGCTTGGTATGCTCGCTGTAGTTTTCAGGTGACAGTCCTTGCAAAAAAAGCGGAATAAGAGAGAGGAGCCTCGACAGGGAACGACGAGGGCAGCGCATGGCCACCATCCTATGGGTTGAAGACCAGTCTCACTGGATCGAGAAGTTCAAGCCGGTACTGGAAGCCACCGAGTTCGACGAGCGTCCGACGCAGGTGCAGGTATTCCAGTTCGCCGAAGCGGCATGCCAGCATATCCGCCTGGCAGATACCCACACGCCTCCCGATATCGCCCTGCTCGATGCCAACATGAACGGCAACGACGCGGCGGGCTTTTCCGTCTCCCGCGCCCTTCAGCGCAAATGGCCGGACCTGCCGGTGATCTACCTGTCCGAACACAGCGGCACGATCATCGAACAGGAAGCCTTTGAAATGACCGGTGCGCAGGATTTCATCGCCAAGCACCAGCGCAATATCGAGTCGGTACTGTGCTGGCGCATCAAGTCGCGCCTGCGCCAGAACAGCCTGAGTCAAAATGGCCAGAGACAAGCCAGCGACGTGCTGCGTAGCGGCGAACTGACCCTGGATACCACCACGTGGGAAGCCTACTGGCAGGGCCGCAAGCTGATGAACCCCAGCAACGCGAGGCGCCCGCTGCCGCCGACCCCGCGCAAGATCCTGCGCTACCTGCTGGAGGCATCGCCCCGGCCACTCAGCACAGCACAGATCGCGGAGAGGCTGGATGCCGACCTGGAGCGCTTCTCCTACGCCAACTACCGCCAGCATATCCGGACCCTACGTCTCTCCATCGAACAGGCCACGGGCGGGGACGGGCAATTCATGACGCTATGCAAACAGGGACAGGGCATCGTCACTTTTGGCGACGAAGGTGCCTATTTTTGGAAGTCGATCGGCTGAAAACCGATCAGCAGTAGACGGATCAGATCATGACAGTCACCGTAACAAAAACCACCGAAACGGCGGTCACCGCAGACCGCGAAGACGCGATGGACTACCCCGAGGACGGTGTGCAGACCATTACCTTCCCCTGGCTGGCCATTATGGGCGGGATGATTGGACTCGCGTTCCTGACCCTTCAGGTCGATCCATTGCTCCAGGGTTTCTACCGGATACCCGAGGAATGGTTCCACCCGGCCATCAATGGCGCTGTTCTGATCTGGGTGGCGGTGCTGGCCTTCATAGATCTGCGCCGTTACCGGCGTCAACTGACCCGTCAGCGCGAGGACGTGCAGCGCCTGCGCAATCGCGTGCGGGAGATTTGGGACAGCAAGAAGCAGCTCCAGCGTAAGGCCCACACCTATTCCGGTCACGCCGATAAACTCAAGCGCTTCATCAGCGACAAACTGCTCGACTACATCGAATACGACGAGAAGTTCCTGCACTTCAAGAGTATCGCCGCGGAAGTGCGCCACAACGGCGTGATCAGCTTCGACAAGGTGCAAACCGCCCTGCAGCAGGCCGAGCGCGCCGCGCAAGCGGAGGAATCGATGCTCGACCGTGAAAGCATGGAAGCCGCCCTCGCGTCCATGCGTTACCTGTGGGACCTGCTCGATCTCTCTACCGCAGACAATCTCGCCCTGCATATCGGCAACCTGCTGTGCGAGTGCGAGGAACACTACTACCAGCAAGTGCTCAGCAACGAAACCAACGGCAACCCCTACGCCGTCGCCTACCCACCCCAGCGGGCCGCCCTGCGGGCACTGGCCCAGGTCTCGCCGGAACCCTTGCCGGCCCTGGAAGAAGAGGGCGACTACCGGCACGCGGACAATCAGTGGTTTGTCGACCTGGACCCGGTGCACGAGTTGCTTGGCAACGAGAATCACCTGGTGCTGCTGCTGGAGAACCTGCTGAAGAATGCGCAGTTCTTCTCCCGCAAACGCGGCTACAGCAGCCCGTTCGCGCCGGTGGCGCTGACGCTCTATGAGCAGCAAGGCCATGCCTGCCTGCGGGTCTATAACCGAGGGCCGCACCTGCGGGACGAGGATCGCCAGAACCTGTTCCAACTCGGGTTTTCCACCCGCCGGGTGCAGGAGCACCATGGCCGCGGCCTGGGCCTGTACTTCGTCAATGAGATCGTGAAGGGCTACGAAGGCCAGATAGCGGTGCGCAATATTTCCACGCCCGAAACCCAGTACACCGTGCGGATTCAACTGGAGAACGGCGAAATCATCACCGAGCGAGTAGATGTCGAACTGCAGGACGACAAGCCCCAATGCCGGCTGCCAGGTGCTGAGTGGGACAGAAGCCTGGAATGGACCTTTGCCGCTCCCCTGGTCAGCCTGGAAGTCACCACCACCGGCGGCGATAGCCGCGAGCGAACCCAGCGGGTGGACGGCATCGAGAGCCGGGGCAAGCAACAGTTCTTCGACCCGGGCCAGCCGGAACGACCGCGCTGGCGCTTCACCTATCAGCCCAAACGGAACGCCTGCAGTCTCAGCTTCGAGCCCCTGGATATCAGCGGCGTCGAGTTCGAGGTCCGACTACCGACTGCGCAGCACCGGCTGGAGAGCAGTGAACTGGACGGCATCGAGGAATTCGACGCCGAGGTCGAACGGCTGGATGCCCATTTCAAGGCCCACGCTCAGGATCTAGGATAGGGACCAGGAATGCGTAGCCCGCCTTAACATGCGAGTGGACACGTTTTAATTCGACGGGCGAGACCAGCCGTTCATATACTGGCTCTCAGCTCACCACGGAAGGCCTACTCCCATGCGCGTCTTCACTAATCCAGTGGGCCCCGGCTCACTCTGGTTCGACAACCTCGCCACCGCCGAGGGGACCCCGGTAGCCTATGATCCCCAGGCAAGGTCATTTCTACCCATGCCGCCCTTCTGCATCAATCGGGAGGTTATTGGCTGCAACTGGATTGCACCGGAACAAGGTGCCTTTTGCCGGTCCTGTGCCATGACGACACTGGCGCCAGACCCCTCCATCGAAAACGCTATACCCAACTGGGCACTAACGGAGGCAGCCAAGCGCTGGGTTCTCGACAATCTCGGTCGCTGGAACTGGTTCCGTCCGGAGGATCCGGGCGTGCGTCCCGTTTTCCGGATGCTGGCCGAAGGCCGTACACCGGTCTATATGGGGCACGCAGACGGAGTAGTCACGATTAGCGTGGCCGAGGCCGATCCCGTCGTACGTACGACCCGGCGCGAAGAACTGCAGGAGCCGTACCGGACCATGATCGGGCACATGCGTCATGAGATCTCACATATGCTCTGGTGGCGGCTAAGTTTGCGTGAGGACTTTCTCGACGCCTTCCGCGCCATGTTCGGCGATGAGCGCGAAGATTACGGCCAGGCCCTTCAGCGGCACTACAACCAGGGGCCCCCAGCGGATTGGATGGATCGTTTCCTGACGACCTACGCTTCCGCACACCCCCACGAGGACTGGGCCGAAACCGCCGCCCATCTATTACATCTGACCGATATCACGGATAGCTTCGTAGGCGCTGGTCTGTCATTGCCGGACTTGCCGGGGCCAAACTGGGATCCGTATTCTGAAACGGACGCAGACCGACTGATTCATATCGCTACAGCAGTAGCCATCGGGGTCAATCACGTCAACCGATCCATGGGGCTTTCCGACCTCTACCCCTTTGTCCTATCGGATGTGGCCCGCCGTAAGCTCGCTTTCGTGCATGACTGGCTACGCCGGGGCGCCCAGGGGCGTTGATGTCGCTGGACGGTATCTACAGGAAACCAGGCGCTTGCGCGGTAGAACGTCGCACCGCGCAGACGCCTAAAGATCAAAATGGGTAGGCATGATGACCATATCCCGGATATTCACGTGCCGGGGCCGGGTCAACATGTAGAGAACAGCATCCGCCACTTCGCTGGCTTCGATCAGACTGCCGGCAGCCTTGGCCTCCGCCAGTTTCTCCGCCGGCCAGTCATCGAGTAACGCGCTGATAACCGGCCCCGGCGATACCGAACCCACACGAATGCCGTGTTTGAACACTTGGCGCCTCACGGTCTGGACGAAACAGTTGATCGCCCACTTGGAGGATGCGTAAACCGGCTCCCAAGGCGTGGGATAGTGCGCCGCCAGGGAGCTGGTGACCATGATGTCACCGGTGCCGCGCTCGATCATGTGCGGCAACACGTCGTGTACGTTCTTCATCACCACGTTGACGTTGAGATTCATCATGCGATCGATGGCACTGGTGTCGGCGTCTACCAGATCCCCACCGATATAAAGCCCCGCGTTAGCATGGAAGATATCCAGCCGGCCTACCGCATCGAGGACCTGAGGCATCAGCGTTGCACACTG
The window above is part of the Marinobacter nanhaiticus D15-8W genome. Proteins encoded here:
- a CDS encoding ATP-binding protein, with the translated sequence MTVTVTKTTETAVTADREDAMDYPEDGVQTITFPWLAIMGGMIGLAFLTLQVDPLLQGFYRIPEEWFHPAINGAVLIWVAVLAFIDLRRYRRQLTRQREDVQRLRNRVREIWDSKKQLQRKAHTYSGHADKLKRFISDKLLDYIEYDEKFLHFKSIAAEVRHNGVISFDKVQTALQQAERAAQAEESMLDRESMEAALASMRYLWDLLDLSTADNLALHIGNLLCECEEHYYQQVLSNETNGNPYAVAYPPQRAALRALAQVSPEPLPALEEEGDYRHADNQWFVDLDPVHELLGNENHLVLLLENLLKNAQFFSRKRGYSSPFAPVALTLYEQQGHACLRVYNRGPHLRDEDRQNLFQLGFSTRRVQEHHGRGLGLYFVNEIVKGYEGQIAVRNISTPETQYTVRIQLENGEIITERVDVELQDDKPQCRLPGAEWDRSLEWTFAAPLVSLEVTTTGGDSRERTQRVDGIESRGKQQFFDPGQPERPRWRFTYQPKRNACSLSFEPLDISGVEFEVRLPTAQHRLESSELDGIEEFDAEVERLDAHFKAHAQDLG
- a CDS encoding SDR family oxidoreductase — its product is MQNSLEGKVAAITGSASGIGLASAEAMVAAGARVVLVDRDEAALTALAEQHGDAVVPLVVDLLDPQQCATLMPQVLDAVGRLDIFHANAGLYIGGDLVDADTSAIDRMMNLNVNVVMKNVHDVLPHMIERGTGDIMVTSSLAAHYPTPWEPVYASSKWAINCFVQTVRRQVFKHGIRVGSVSPGPVISALLDDWPAEKLAEAKAAGSLIEASEVADAVLYMLTRPRHVNIRDMVIMPTHFDL
- a CDS encoding response regulator transcription factor, giving the protein MATILWVEDQSHWIEKFKPVLEATEFDERPTQVQVFQFAEAACQHIRLADTHTPPDIALLDANMNGNDAAGFSVSRALQRKWPDLPVIYLSEHSGTIIEQEAFEMTGAQDFIAKHQRNIESVLCWRIKSRLRQNSLSQNGQRQASDVLRSGELTLDTTTWEAYWQGRKLMNPSNARRPLPPTPRKILRYLLEASPRPLSTAQIAERLDADLERFSYANYRQHIRTLRLSIEQATGGDGQFMTLCKQGQGIVTFGDEGAYFWKSIG
- a CDS encoding porin family protein; the encoded protein is MEFQKLRAFVHERMLFRLTRLFVVTGLLFPLSVLADRAHSWDMSVHLLGNFHESSKGKNGSRLNIDSSIGLGFDGGYNVNEHLKLGAELSFLSPDYTATIGVDGGMRQKIDAEMDVFNGQLYGAWNFLQGPLTPYVRAGLGWTYIDSNIVTNDVPAGVCWWDPWWGYVCSEFYNTYDDTRFSYGGGLGVRYDLDRQYYIQGGVDHYEMTGSGLGSDPDFGIWRVEFGWRFGGR
- a CDS encoding zinc-binding metallopeptidase family protein yields the protein MRVFTNPVGPGSLWFDNLATAEGTPVAYDPQARSFLPMPPFCINREVIGCNWIAPEQGAFCRSCAMTTLAPDPSIENAIPNWALTEAAKRWVLDNLGRWNWFRPEDPGVRPVFRMLAEGRTPVYMGHADGVVTISVAEADPVVRTTRREELQEPYRTMIGHMRHEISHMLWWRLSLREDFLDAFRAMFGDEREDYGQALQRHYNQGPPADWMDRFLTTYASAHPHEDWAETAAHLLHLTDITDSFVGAGLSLPDLPGPNWDPYSETDADRLIHIATAVAIGVNHVNRSMGLSDLYPFVLSDVARRKLAFVHDWLRRGAQGR